One Anser cygnoides isolate HZ-2024a breed goose chromosome 4, Taihu_goose_T2T_genome, whole genome shotgun sequence genomic region harbors:
- the LOC106029566 gene encoding alcohol dehydrogenase 1: MSTAGKVIKCKAAVLWEANKPFSIEEVEVAPPKAHEVRIKILATGICRSDDHVVTGGLVMPFPIILGHEAAGVVESVGEGVTSLKPGDKVIPLFIPQCGECSACLSSKGNMCIKNDIGSAAGLMADGTSRFTCKGKPIHHFIGTSTFTEYTVVHDTAAVKIDSAAPPEKICLIGCGFSTGYGAALQTAKVEAGSTCAVFGLGGVGLSVIMGCKAAGASRIIAVDINSDKFAKAKELGATDCINPKDYKEPIHKVLIGMTGYGVDYSFEVIGRIETMVAALASCHYNYGVSVIVGVPPAAQNITFDPMLLFSGRTWKGSVFGGWKSKDSVPKLVADYMKKKFVLDPLITHTLPFSKINEGFDLLRAGKSIRSVLTF; encoded by the exons ATGAGCACAGCAGGCAAA GTTATTAAATGCAAGGCAGCAGTACTGTGGGAAGCCAATAAGCCATTTTCTATCGAGGAAGTGGAAGTTGCCCCACCAAAAGCACATGAAGTTCGCATTAAG ATCTTGGCCACAGGGATCTGTCGCTCCGATGACCACGTGGTAACTGGAGGACTGGTTATGCCTTTTCCAATAATTCTTGGGCATGAGGCGGCTGGTGTTGTGGAGAGTGTTGGGGAGGGAGTAACTTCGTTAAAGCCAG gaGACAAGGTCATTCCCCTCTTCATTCCACAGTGTGGGGAATGCAGCGCTTGCTTAAGCTCCAAGGGTAATATGTGCATTAAAAATGA CATTGGTTCAGCTGCTGGCTTAATGGCTGATGGCACCAGTAGGTTTACCTGTAAGGGAAAACCAATTCACCATTTTATTGGTACAAGCACCTTCACTGAATACACAGTAGTGCATGACACTGCTGCAGTCAAGATCGattctgctgctcctccagaaAAAATTTGTCTGATCGGCTGTGGATTCTCTACTGGTtatggagctgctctgcagactgCAAAG GTGGAAGCAGGCTCTACCTGTGCTGTCTTCGGCCTTGGAGGAGTTGGCCTCTCTGTTATCATGGGCTGCAAGGCGGCTGGAGCTTCTCGCATCATCGCCGTTGACATCAATAGTGACAAGTTTGCCAAGGCCAAGGAGCTGGGAGCCACCGACTGCATTAACCCTAAAGATTACAAGGAGCCCATTCACAAAGTGCTGATTGGAATGACTGGCTATGGCGTGGACTACTCCTTCGAGGTCATTGGCCGTATCGAAACCATG GTTGCAGCCTTGGCCTCATGCCACTACAACTATGGAGTCAGCGTGATTGTGGGAGTgccccctgcagcacagaataTCACTTTTGACCCCATGCTCCTCTTCAGTGGTCGCACCTGGAAAGGGTCTGTCTTTGGAG GCTGGAAGAGTAAAGATTCAGTCCCCAAGCTGGTTGCTGactacatgaagaaaaaatttgTTCTGGACCCATTAATAACCCACACCCTTCCTTTCAGTAAAATCAATGAAGGATTTGATCTGCTAAGGGCAGGGAAGAG TATTCGCAGTGTCCTGACGTTTTAG
- the C4H4orf17 gene encoding uncharacterized protein C4orf17 homolog, whose protein sequence is MNTILRLGCEPELNHSVPRNHRRYSDSSCAGGKYYFSRNIPHPRMVCHIPGLNNVPVCIVRNSVLQEQAHADGTAIPKREASQERVLSGNAAGSSLASSYLPRLEAVVQRAPGSSQSVTQNREGLADVPKRTQSNPTSPEKLLKKRSQTSAQPAAVQGAHESLTQPSSPFANLTHSPYVQENVNFIPSYLDREIKVLEKLSKVLQTDSLTEIQNWLLRASLKEKDLMSNLIYSELADKDVLNNQPPAMKEGAAENTNIHCLLKPHPPPWRGPEREMNNRPSTKESEASQNMKHEKDAERIIFSRLRNRCPAHADTLSPGKNLGQQRAGSGNKRESCFHTPPNNRHLPSRAVPPPHSH, encoded by the exons ATGAATACCATCCTCAGGTTGGGGTGTGAACCCGAGCTCAACCACAGCGTGCCACGGAACCACCGCCGTTACTCGGACTCCAGCTGCGCGGGGGGAAAGTACTACTTCTCCAGGAACATCCCCCACCCTCGGATGGTCTGCCACATCCCAG GCTTAAATAATGTTCCAGTCTGCATTGTAAGAAACAGCGTTTTACAAGAACAAGCACATGCTGACGGAACCGCCATCCCCAAGCGAGAAGCCAGTCAAGAGCGTGTGCTAAGTGGGAACGCCGCGGGGAGCTCGCTTGCCAGCAGCTACCTTCCAAGGCTCGAGGCTGTCGTGCAAAGGGCGCCAGGCTCTTCACAGTCTGTGACAC aaaacagagaaggacttgcAGATGTTCCTAAAAGGACCCAAAGCAACCCTACTTCACCTGAaaag cttttgaaaaagcGATCCCAAACCTCTGCACAACctgcagctgtgcagggagCCCACGAGTCTCTCACCCAGCCTTCCTCTCCGTTTGCCAACTTGACTCACAGTCCTTACGTTCAGGAGAACGTGAATTTCATCCCAAGCTACCTGGATCGGGAAATAAAG GTGCTGGAAAAACTGAGCAAAGTTTTACAGACAGATTCGCTTACAGAGATCCAGAATTGGCTCTTGAGGGCAAGCCTAAAAG agaaagacTTAATGTCCAACCTGATTTACTCAGAACTGGCTGACAAAGACGTGCTGAATAATCAGCCCCCCGCCATGAAGGAAGGCGCAGCAGAGAACACGAATATCCACTGTCTGCTAAAGCCTCACCCCCCTCCTTGGAGAGGTCCAGAAAGGGAAATGAATAACAG GCCTTCAACTAAAGAATCAGAAGCAAGTCAAAACATGAAGCATG aaaaagacGCAGAACGTATTATATTCTCAAGGCTGAGAAACAGATGTCCAGCACACGCAGACACATTGTCCCCAGGGAAGAACCTTGGCCAACAGAGAGCTGGAAGTGGAAACAAGAGAGAGTCCTGCTTTCACACCCCCCCAAACAACAGACACCTCCCTTCCAGGGCAGTCCCACCTCCTCATAGCCACTAA